ggggggctTGCTCCTCTCCgtaggtgcaaatcttactgagcgtttgttctccatgttaggagcggctcacaacagcgtctgttctccatataAGGGGCGGCTGagcatcgtccgagtgccagcgagggactctaagtgaaactgtgcaccatggtccaccggaaataaggaggaatggtcctccggaaatttagggggtttggtgtcacaAGTTGGggacagctttcatagtgatgggcggcgatatgcaaaggtgcgtgatcgggtggtggccgatcaacgagagaatgtgcaggttgaggatcaagaCCGGTTTTTCAACTTATGCAACGTCCAtggcccacactccggaagcactgatgatgacaaggacgcattctatgcgcagctggaacgtgaatacgacagctgcccaactcacgacgtcaaaatcaaaaatcaggttggccaagaggaagagtttagaccgactattgggaagttcagcgctcaccggctgacgaccgaaaacggcctacggctaattgatttcgccgcctccaacaATATGGCCATTTGCAGCACCAACATAGCCTTcagtatcggtacacctggagatcaccactgcagacagaaccacaaatcgaccacgttctgattgatgaacggcacttctccgacattatcgacgtcaggacatatcgtggcgctaacatcaaCTCTGACcattatctggtgatggttaaactgcgcccaaaactatccgtcatcaacaatgttcggtaccgataatcgccgcggtacgacctagagctattgaagcaatctgatgtcgccactgcatacgcgcagcatctcgaggcagcgttgccggaagaggtgaGCTCGATGAGGCCCCTctcgaggactgctggaatacagtcaaagcagccattaacgacgcagcgaaaACAAcgtcgacgaagagtgcagacagattctggaggagaaggacgtagcgcgggcggtcgcactgcagcaaggtacccagcagaacgtggaacgttatagacggaagcggagacagcagacccgcgtTTTtcagaagaaacgccgcctggaaccGGAGTACGGGGTGATAGAACAGCTgcgccgttctcaagaaacacgcaagttctatcagaagctcaacgcatcccgcaaagacttcgtgccgcgaggcgaaatgtgcagggataaggatgggagcatcctttgtttttcttctttattaaagaggctttcagcccagCGGGAGCATCCTggcggacgaacgtgtggtgctCGAAAGGTgtaagcagcactacgaggaacattcaaatggcgctgagagtacaggaaGTGAAAGTCaagtcagttcagcggacgatggaagccaaccagccccctccttgagggaagttaaggatgcgatCCAACAggtaaagaccaataaagcagctggtaaggatggtatcggagctgagctcatcaagatgggctcggagaagctggccacttgcctgcacaaactgatagtcagaatctgggaaactgaacagctaccagaggagtggaaggaaggggttatataccccagctacaagaaaggcgacaagcttgAGTGTGACAagtttcgagcgatcaccatctataacgccgcctacaaacaaagtgatatcccagatcatcttccgttgtctgtcaccattagtgaatgagttcgttggaagttatcaagccggcttcgttgacggccgctcgacaacggaccagatctttactgtacggcaaatccttcaaaaatgccaggtcccaacgcaccatccacagacaaacagacgtctaactcaacacatgttccatagttcacctttttaacgattgatttaaatttttgtagctggtcaatcggccaccgatggcgcttccatcggtttcacttgtgtttgacgtttgctcactaccgccatctggttgccgcttggccacacacagtgattttagcattgggcgacaaAGTTTCCGCAACAatgattttgattgtattttgttccaagtgagacgtctgtttctctgtgtatcatctattcattgatttcaaggcggcatacgacagtacagaccgcgtagagctatggaaaattatggactgggaagcttaccagactgatcaaagcaacggtggatggtgtgcaaaactgtgcaccaaatgtgttatgtacaagacgctaataggCTTAAGCCGGAAGTGCACGGTGGGcaaggcatgttgcaagaatgccggacagcaaccctgcaaagatggtgttcgcttccgatccggcaggtacgggacggtgtggagcgcagcgagcagcGTGGGCAGACGAGGTGCAAAACGATTTGGCGaccgtggggcgcattcgaggatggagagatgcggcctcgaaccgtgtaggTATTGTGGCGtcgaattgttgattcagtgttatctgtttagatgtcgactaaataaatgaatatattCGATAGATAAACGAATTTAcgaaatttgattcaaatcgGTCTAAATCAACTGAAAGTGGTTCGGACACTTCGTATGGAATGACCCACATACATTAATTCGGTTCAACCTCGTCGGACGTTCGGATACTATTGAAACATACAGTTGCATAAAGCGAGCTATATTCGATGTCGGTTTTCACTTACATACCGCAATTATGTGCCCACCGCGGGAACGGTATCACATCTCTGATACTGTGCACATTTAAAATCCAGCAAAGATATCGCTCCAGTCCAAGTCCGAAACCAGCCGATGTTACGGATCCGAACTTGCGCAACTCCAAGTACCACCGCAACGCTACTGGATCCGGAAGTTTTGCCTCCAGTTTGTGATAATCATCCTCTCGCACGCTTCCGCCTACCAGCTCTCCTACGTGCGGTACCAACAAATCCAACGCATCTACAAATCCGGCATCGGTGAGATTTTCGCGCATATAAAACGACTTGATGGCTTTTGGCCAGTTTATCACAAACACCGGACCCTGATAATGACTCACAAGAAACAATTCCTGTTCCTTATTTATGCCTTCATCAGGTCGAACGGCCGATTTGAGCTTGGATCTATTTTCCTCCAAAACATGAATGGCTTCCCGAAAAGTAATTCTTGGCCATGGCTTATTTAACCAGGAAAAGCTTTCGTCAAGTGAACTCTCGGTGTTCAGCTTTCTCACGACAGTGAGATCATCCGCCGCCGCGTCCAAAATGGATTTGGTAACATATTTCAGAATCGATTCGATTCGTTCAGCAAGTTCATCCAAAGAATCCATAAATGCTTCCTCAAGCTCCAGCATGTAAAATTCGCTTAAATGAATGGGCGATTTGGAATTCTCCGCTCGGAATGTGGGACCGAAGGTGTACACTTTGCCCAAGCCATGGCTCATCGCTTCCAAGTGAAGTTGGCCGGAAACGGTCAGATAGGCCGGTTGATCAAAATACGCATGATCGGGAGGGGTGTCCTTTTTGGCCATATTTTTTAGCAGTTCCAAATTGGCCGGTCGTACCAGGAAAGCCTCACCCGCCCCTTCACAATCGTTCGATGTAATAACAGGCGTGTGGATCTGGATGAATCCTTCCCGATCGAGGTAATTGTTAAAGCATTTCATTACGTGGTGTCGTACACGTAGGGTCGATGCAAAGGAAGACGTCTGGGGCCTCAGATGAAGATGGTTACGAACGTAGTCAGGAGAGTAGGTTTTTTTGGGGTAGAAAGGATATCCCTCCGAGAGAGGGCAATCGCCAAGTTCTTGAAAGTGATCAACTTTGAGTTCAAGTTGATTCCGGGGCGTTAATCCTAGCCTGCCAGCAGCGCTTATTGACGATCCATAGGCAGCTTGTTTCAGCTGAGTTTTACTAACCACCAATTGCAGATTCTTGCTACAGGAACCATCGTTCATTTCCAAAAATACATGCTCCTTAAGTTTTCGCACTGATTTGATCCATCCCTGTTGAAAAGTTTGTCATTAAACCAAATTTATAAAATAGTAATAGTAAATGTTACCTACTTTAACGTTTATCTGGTCTCCTTCTTGATGTTTCCCATTCGTTAAATCCTTAACACTTGATACACAAAAAATACTGCGAAACCGTATAGCATTACATAATTTACGATTAAACAATGATTTTCTCAAAGAGTAGTTCAACATATTGATGGCTTGTTTATATTTAATGTCTATAAACAGTTCCTAATTATTAATATTACTATACTATAATATactaattcataaaaaaatagtttcaatCTAAAAACATTTAGACTGCATTGTTATTGTGTTTCACACGTTTCACAGCTGTTCGAGCACGGAGAAAAAAATGGTAGGAAAGAAACAAACAAAACTGCAGAtcccgaataaaaaaaatataggaaGTGTCGGTAAAACGAGAAATCCCTGCGGATGGTCGAAGTCGACATCAGTCATTTTGTTACGTCATCTGTCAAACATCGCGGAAGCGCGAGCCATTTGTGCTACGAAAATAAAAcattataaatatttcaaaaatcattTCATAGCAGCATAAAATGTCGAACATTATCAAACGAGGGATCAGTACAACAGCTACCGTAACAGGTAAGCAcaacttccggaagttcctactgtACAACAAACGGGGCCCGCGTATTTTCAAGCAACTTCGAGCCGCTAATCCGGACCAGTATCCGGACATGCCGATCGATAAACGAGGGGTGCGAGACACAGGAGTGACCCGTGAAGGAAAGTATTATGAAATTGCGGAAAAAATCCCCGAGTTGATTGTGCCCAATTTGGAAGGCTGCAAGTTTAAACCGTACGTTTCCTACCGGGCACCGAATGTTATCCAGTCGGAGTTCACGAGTCAAGACCTCTTCAATGCCATTTATGCCCAGAAGGTAATAGACGATTTCAAATCTGGCAATTTAAACGAAGATGGAACTTCGAAGGAACCATCCGAGGCGGAACAACTGACCCCCGATGAGGCCTGGGTAAAAGCGAGAAAGACGGGATCAGATATATTTTGAAGTGAATTGTAAGAAGTAGTTTAGGATAAGCTTATTACATGTTTAttcaaattcaagaattttgtctCATGAATAGTAATTTCCGAATCCATCTGGTCATGCGTTCGTCGTCGTTTCCAAAGTACTGAAAATAGAAATAAGACGAAAAAAAACTATGTTCATTATATGtgctttcaaaattttgatcggCAATTTGATGACATTGTGTACTCTTGTATGAATAAGAGAAGAACCAGCCATTGGCAGAACACTCCATAATAAAGATAATGATAATAATTGAATAACTTGTTATTCAATTCGTAGCCTGGCGAGTCCATCAGCCTACGGAATTATAACATTATTAAAAAGCCGAGTAGACAACCTTGCATTTCAGTTTGAAATAAGGCACAGGTTTTTGAAGAGAAAGGAGGTGTAAGATtgtgtgacagtacatatactagtTCGTAACCATAAACGTAAACCATAAACGAAGGGGGAGGAGAGtcaagaaatctaaaaaaatagtggacgtcatataTGAATCGCCTCTAACTAAGTATCTGCAAAGTTATAAGTAGCAATTCCTACAAACTCCTCATCAATTTTCATCCGTactcttgtttacggacgaccGATACTTTTGAACGAATCCGATTCGAGCAAATCATTCCGTCATTAGGTTTTGTTGCTGTAAAAAAGAATACGAATTCTCGTTTACGCTTGCTAAATCAAATGCGGAATTCATTCGAACGAATCGGATTTGTTCGAAAATATTCAGTTCAAGGTTAACAATAATAAAATCTTACATTGGGATGAAACAGTGGATCCTCAGCTTGCTCCTCTTCCGCTTTAGGCACTTTGATCGTTTGTGCAGCCAGATCGATAACAATGTTTCCACCAGCCTGATGAATAGTCGTTTTTTTCGTCGACACAAAAGCCTTAGGAACAAATTCATCAGCGTTTAATTTTTCCAAAACATCTACATTGTTGTCCGGCACAGTTTCAAATTTTTCTTCCATCGATTTGAACACAAATTCCTTCTGATTTTCTTGTTCCGTCGATTTTTTCGGAGTGGAAGAATTCGATCTACTGGAAGAACTGGAACTTCCAGAACTACTTGCgctgctgctactgctgctgctggacGAACTGCTGGAGTCATCTCGTTTCTTAGAATATTTTTCTCTCGAGCTAGAACGTTTCCGCTGGCGTTCCCGTTCTTTCGATCGGCTACGTCGGCGGTAGTCTCCACCACTGGAGGATTTTTTGTGATGGCGATGATCACGGTGATTGTGTCTTTGACTGGTGTGATGGCTTCCACTTCGCGAGGAAGATGTTACGGACGTTGTCGAACGAGATGTTGATGAGCGCATATCATCGTTTCGCCGGTATCTATCGTAGTCGCTGCGACTAGAGTATTTATCCCTGTCGCGCGATATCGATCGAGACCGTCGACGAGAATGTTTCCGAGACCGAGATGATGATCGTGAGTATGATCGCGGCATATCTGTAAGTAAACACTGAACctttttattcatatataaAGTTAGTGTGTGAAAAACGTGCAACGCAAATTTTACCTTTTAAAATAATACTTCAAAGAGAATtaagtttttgaaatttgtgAACAGCGAACTCAGCCGACACGATTGATTGACACAAGCATCAACACTGAAGCTGAAGATTTGTcgacaaaaataaatttttcgtctTGTTCACTTTGCCGCCTTTACCGCTAGCTTTTGTGCCGAAAGTTGGAAATTGTAACACTGTACACGCTTACCTTACATAACCCGATGATCGGTTAATTTATAGCCAGATTTCTAGAGTGCTTCGAGAATATGTCGTATATGCCCGTATAAagctgggagctgcggatagagtcaaaacgattgtcaaaaaatctccaaagcaagctgtcaaaaagtatccatcgcatcgagagagtTTTTGAGCATTCTGAGCGCAGCCGAGAgagtacactgccaaaaatatctatataagatatatgtgtcgccgttataaatttttgcaatagctccaccttAATATAATTAATAGAAATGAAACACGTCTGGTTCATAGCTAATACTGAAAGCAACTGAAGGTTTTTTTATTCGATCTATAGTATTACTAATTCATGGCTTACTATTCTAACATCCCCCTCTTAAACATGAATTTGAATAACTCCTAGGGCTTCAATAgcttccaaaaacttccgtCCTGTGATCGGTTTTGTAAAGACGTCCGCTTTTTGTTGATTAGATTCTACGTGTTGCAGTAGAACAGTTTTCATCTCAACTTGTTCCCTCACAAAGTGATGTCGCAAGTCGATGTGCTTACTGCGGGGAATATCCTATTTCTTTTCTGCCAAGAAAATCGCACTGCGGTTGTCACAGCTTATTTTCACTGGTAGTTGAACACCAAACAACTCGTTCCGGAAACCCCGCCACCACAATGCTTCTTGTGTTGCAGCGGATGTAGCCATATATTCTGCTTCAGTGGTCGATAGCGCAACGGTTTGTTGCTTACGACAGCTCCATGATATCGATCCACCAGCTAGCTGAAAAACGTAGCCAGTAATAGAACGCCTTGAATCAGGGTCGTTACCCCAATCAGCATCACTAAATCCTTCGAACGCTCCATCTCGTCTCGTATAAACAAGTTTCATCAACTTTGTTCCTTTCAGGTAACGTAAGATCCTCTTGGCCGCCGTCCAGTGCGCTTCTCCGGGATCATTGCTAAAGCTGCTTACGGAGTTCACGGCATACGCAATATCAGGCCGAGTACATTGCGCCACGAATTGAAGGC
The nucleotide sequence above comes from Armigeres subalbatus isolate Guangzhou_Male chromosome 3, GZ_Asu_2, whole genome shotgun sequence. Encoded proteins:
- the LOC134226747 gene encoding large ribosomal subunit protein mL41; translation: MSNIIKRGISTTATVTGKHNFRKFLLYNKRGPRIFKQLRAANPDQYPDMPIDKRGVRDTGVTREGKYYEIAEKIPELIVPNLEGCKFKPYVSYRAPNVIQSEFTSQDLFNAIYAQKVIDDFKSGNLNEDGTSKEPSEAEQLTPDEAWVKARKTGSDIF
- the LOC134226745 gene encoding probable asparagine--tRNA ligase, mitochondrial; this translates as MLNYSLRKSLFNRKLCNAIRFRSIFCVSSVKDLTNGKHQEGDQINVKGWIKSVRKLKEHVFLEMNDGSCSKNLQLVVSKTQLKQAAYGSSISAAGRLGLTPRNQLELKVDHFQELGDCPLSEGYPFYPKKTYSPDYVRNHLHLRPQTSSFASTLRVRHHVMKCFNNYLDREGFIQIHTPVITSNDCEGAGEAFLVRPANLELLKNMAKKDTPPDHAYFDQPAYLTVSGQLHLEAMSHGLGKVYTFGPTFRAENSKSPIHLSEFYMLELEEAFMDSLDELAERIESILKYVTKSILDAAADDLTVVRKLNTESSLDESFSWLNKPWPRITFREAIHVLEENRSKLKSAVRPDEGINKEQELFLVSHYQGPVFVINWPKAIKSFYMRENLTDAGFVDALDLLVPHVGELVGGSVREDDYHKLEAKLPDPVALRWYLELRKFGSVTSAGFGLGLERYLCWILNVHSIRDVIPFPRWAHNCGM
- the LOC134226746 gene encoding uncharacterized protein DDB_G0271670; the encoded protein is MPRSYSRSSSRSRKHSRRRSRSISRDRDKYSSRSDYDRYRRNDDMRSSTSRSTTSVTSSSRSGSHHTSQRHNHRDHRHHKKSSSGGDYRRRSRSKERERQRKRSSSREKYSKKRDDSSSSSSSSSSSSASSSGSSSSSSRSNSSTPKKSTEQENQKEFVFKSMEEKFETVPDNNVDVLEKLNADEFVPKAFVSTKKTTIHQAGGNIVIDLAAQTIKVPKAEEEQAEDPLFHPNYFGNDDERMTRWIRKLLFMRQNS